The DNA window TTGATCATTGTtgtgtccacatcccaaatgtgactgcagatgtagaatatgacatctatcagttgcaacaaatagagcacgaagcacaggaagagcaaaaggatttgtctacaagttggttaggcaaaatcttcaaagggttagggtgaaatgtgagttcatggattaaatctatcattgagaaTGTGATCATCTTtctaattgtattcttagcaatttggttagttgacagcatcttcaagggagaaatacagaagaaaacgtcctggaaccagaaaataataaaggcactgatgTGAGATCCACAcccatcttctggttctccaatttgtgacaacatccaggacaacacatcaatcaaggattcgaagagcatcaagtataaactcagaaacaaaggactgtatcaagtgaaaacatttgcacttatagtgaagtgaaaatgctttcaaaggggggaatgatagtaaaaggttttgaaatcatagaaaattcggggacatagaaagaaagttaggtttggaaagccctgggaaaagtaggccctgcgaaatgttaggccttgtacttgctaaagatcaggtgaaactgcacctgtgtaatcagtagatgataaatgatacaattgttagatgtgattagatataattattgtttaaagaacatgaggagcaatgttagggggttgaggatgatcacgagaaatccatgcttgggtaaaaacaatgcatgcaATAGAACAATGtcagtttaataattaatatgtaagttgtataatgatagagcataaaacatgttcagcccAAAACCAAGctgggtcagatttgggtatgtgtacccctgacatccagagctcttcaataaagcaccttcatataatcattccatgattgTGTATTCCCGAACGCTAACAACGCCcctcagccaatcagagcgcgcctctctgatgactcatcagttgccgggcagatccacagagccgagagccccgcgctggactcggcctcccagtgccgcgcacttcattcccagtccctcccagtgccaccacagtcccgcccagtgccaccacagtcccgcccagtgccaccacagtcccgcccagaAGCCCCAGAGTCCCTCCCACTCCTTTTTTAGCCCATTCCCAGTCTCTTCcgagttcattcccagttcactCCCAGACGTCCACACtctcttccagtgtcccaggatCCATTCTCtttcagtgccaccccagtccctcccaCTTCATTTCCAGACCCTCTCAATGCCACACCACTCCTCTCTCATCCAGTTccttcccagctcatcccagtctgtccccaccctctcccagtgtccccagcgtgtccatctcgctggtgccctccagctcccagcccggccccggccgcctgctctgctccctgatggatttctcccctgcccacatccagctgagctgctcccagggccagcagcagctctcgggccacgtgctggccactgccgtgctccccagcggggactggagccagcagctcctggtgctgctggaaaccgcccccggcaatgcgggctcagctccagctgccaggtggagcacgtcagcctggagcaccccctgagccggcactggggcacggcccggcccccacagcgccgggggcagcgggggaggcactgggggggcccagagggggctgtgggatcctgagaggaacaggaggggctcttgtgggtcctggggaggctgggaagagactggcagtgatttaccaaaatagcGATATTGATCCAGTATCAATATCAATCTGTTACtggacaaaaaacctctccaacagtttaaagttacaaagtggatgtttaGTCACAGCACTGGGTGAGTGTGGGAGTCATCCCCTTAATACTCACTGCAAGTTGACAAAAGATTCGAGTgtctgtttatttaaaaaagtcttaaatatccaaaatactaatacatattaatactaatacatattcataatgCTAACATCTCCCATGCTCCACTTCGGATTAAAATTCATggtaatgtttttaaaatgtcattatgcCTGCATGGTGGGCTCTGTAATTTCAGGAGGAGGTCGTTTTGGTGAGGATTCGTCATCAAGAGATGAAAGAAAACcgctcttcctcactctcacctttctacctttaGAATGGTTGAtattacaaatgacatttggtacaactccaatttcctcccttgtgactttgaaatgggtttccagatgtaaggtctatgatcttcctgaacccgtttatcagtttctcttttctcattacaagcacagctgaacaaacatacaataagtaattttttacctaagtccgagattcattatctcaaatcTTGCTTCTCACTTAATCATTAACTCTAGTTCCAGCAAAACCTGTCTCTAGCTAAGATCTCTACTTTTTCTCTAATTcatcatttttcaaaattagttgttgctatattttatatattagtaaaggcctgtatgcacaaaccagcctttgaaataagtcgtgatattaagggctaaaatccttgaaacttacctgcagaaagtaaaacaatgttcttgTGTAAtaagacaagaatgtaaactgtgtgtgttaaccaatagtagctcactctgcctgcaaaccctgtagaaccctataaaagtgtgctgataatagaaataaactggcgttcacaattacttctgtgaagactggtgaattgCTCGGGGGTTcttcaatatttggcgctccgACCAAGGACTCCCCTGcaggcagaggggctttggagtcagcggagtggatctgggcattaatCGTCGCGGGCTcggatcggcaccagataggcagcctgagcgcggtgagacgcggagcggttagacgtggaagtagggctgctgggggggaccCAGGAGGCAAGTGCGTGTGAGAGGGATAGCGACCTTCCGCCTTGCGGTGAGCCGTTGGCATGGAGACAGAGTTTGCGGCGgctaaaaaactgcttctctgcatcctcgttaaacgaggcgaagcagcccaggaaaaggacctggatatgctcattatatgggctaattgtcttgagcatttgcagtgctcactgcttcttgcggggcaagaacggactgatatctCGGCtttgatatgggaaacggcaattacggaaaagagcaaggacactgtgtttctcggtcgaacttggcagattgtaattaataccctaaaaaacagaaaagtgagatatgctgaagctgtgagctCCGTggttctacctgcgtcacagcggcagatgcctttacctcccactgctgggcaagctctcctatctatactgcccatggagagagggagagagagttagggaaaagaaaataatgagaaaaaagttccacagggaacgctgaaacaacgaacagaatctgttcagttatggcaggatgtgatacatccagaactatttgcttcatttttggagtcacttttagcactataaccttatttaagttccatctttaccaccctggaagaaaagaagccaaatttaaattggtttccacccgaaccaggaagAAATGAGGGAGCAGCGAGGTGAGCGcaaagaacaaaggcaccctgggggtagaagcagcgcaagaaaagttccaaggccactctgaacaattatGGAAACAACTGAGCaaaaacaggtggctcagacagcttcaaaaagagacaaactagtcaaaaaattTCAAACTAaatggtatctagttcaaaattcatccttgtaattagaagctgataaaccGCAATGATCACCGTTGctagcacctggccgtgagagacttttcgtgtaaaatcgcctgcttttgcaaaagtatgcctttttcctctatcagcaaacaacaagagagattgagagaaaaactgcatttgttaaagttaactttgtgaggtttttttttcttctttctctccgtttttcctcgctacaagagtatgtggagaatgtgaagaaagataagagcagagctgcagcagcggcggggcgggcagtccacccccccgctccctctctcggggggggcactgggatggtgcctggcTTGTTGCAGAGTCGTGATttattgagtttttaaaatgtttttatataccattgtagagttaattttgtgttttaagtaattatgagtttatgcaattgcagtttttaggattttactatagaaattattgtggttttttaaaagttaagaaaaaaaaaaaaaaaaaaagtgtttaaggtaaATACTAatagaagttgccttgcaataattggttttagaacccaaggttaaaacatggtgtgatttacagcttctaggaaaaccttttaattaatgttatttacagaagagatttgtggtttaaacaataattagttaagagaattttactgtataagacaaagctaagttaaagtatatattatccatttgttcggttttttccacaattttaataaggtagttttaatgtaagtttttttttgctatataaaacacatataactgtatatttaccaatttggattttgggttttagtttaaaaactggacttaatgtttttgaaaagtgctacaaaagctggatggcaacttgccaaatcccatgttgttgtggtggtttttctttagaaaaactgcactttaacattctaaccaatttaagcatatactaggtaaatttctattatgaataagtattattagtaacatttgcagttattataggttatttttaaagctaGATAACATAAAATTGTGACATGTTTGGTACATTTTTATAATCATTATAgtgaatttatgttattgttatattgtgtttaaaaggtatatattaaacttttagttgcttttttgtagtaacagaataagattaagttaagttttcatttaatatagattaagtgttaataaaattaaggatagtcaagttttataatgtttaggcttgaatgtttttaagttaagttttctaacttagatatttttttaaggttaagtttgttatttccttttgttatatgtaattattgttgagtttaaatattgtttaatttaaattgtttatgttttgttaaagacacttgtttaaactgcaaagtatagttgttttcctagagagaagaggacggccacagctgagacagctgtgatggaacactggtgaacacctgcttgtggatgaaagtgaatgcagtctgtgacacccttgactttatcaggagttctattggttgttgcaatttctgcagttttgtttgtcatagctttcttattttacagtgtttccagaattttaagaagatgtgccATTgttgaggatcagctgccatgggacaggcttcagattaaaccaactgctgcatggtttaattggtctggtacctaaggcttctgatcatttactttgtataaatgcattttaacagtttgctgtgctgtaagcatctcatagctgctactgttgagaaccttgttttagaaatgagttaagaggcatctttccagtttaaagccaggccctggccaagccttgactttacctggacagaatgtttgccaacagatccagatattttttgtcccaaatcagtatttgagtcactttttgactcagcaatttgaccctattaatatgacagctggatcaattctgaagtgggcttggagaatcattttctagaggtgattatccaatcctttactgatttttgtttttgtttgtttgctaactatgggatgctagtgcagtgttttagtaattaatagcagttttatattatatatgttattaataatgtttaaaatttaattaatttttaactagtataagtttttattaattgtgtatatggttttgtgttgatgttgttgcttataacagaagtacatctcatttttatctttttttaagaaaacgggggagattgatgccctaaaagcatttaattagtgtaattcattaacttcaaggagagaagtgtctgtgttttgttggcaggttcaaaaaggtcacctgtccatctgaccagactgtgtgcctctgaacacatgagatccagtgaacagagatgtcatcacacagccgtGGTACTCCAgccatggatcagaagtggacctgtcaggacacagttgtgtctgaacactatacagacagttGTCAACAGAGATTTtgtgttgttattatgatgttgtgtctctactAATctttcaggtatcctttgttttaagatttagaaggatctgaagaacaacttgaacatcaaagccctcagtcaccgatcaactgccagctgacatcacgaaagcagtgaacgttccaggactaaatcgtgctggagaaattttgtagaagatctaagaaatgtagagactccatttaactgtatataaagcaaactgtagttgtgtgtttatcctttcagcaaattgctttcacgcttagactacatatataccagagcacgtgtgttaaaagtagttagacaatagtttaagtgtttagcttgtgtaataattgttatgttagtataaagtataagcattccctcttcaagaggtagtgtaagcatctttgaaagttcatttaacgattgaagttctagctatgagtttgcaaatatggtgtcatttacatgataaaatgcttatggtaattgtgttgtgtatagtcatgaccaactgtctgctaactaacatccaaaagcgacagaacatatgggtcactctggcacattgaactggccaaaggtcaatgtgtttgagcccagccacacctggagatcctttcgcacctgtctcgtaggagtccctaaatgggatcctccagcatttaaagtttaattagtaatgagactcaaATGAATCGATTGGCagtgttgcaagagtgcagtcgcactgttggcttcacattaagacaacttgaagcctgttagcaaacaaaaaaattaccaaagttcttaatgttacaaccctcagaagaattagatttgttatgttccaccaatacctcaggtggatggataatgtttgaacccccgacaaaaggtcattctaacaaagtaatgcagcactgggttgcagtcaaccctatagctgatctcgttactaccactgtaagtaaagcctttattcatggtgcaatctcacagaacaattaccaaagcgattacctagttccatattcctaatctgtggagatagagcatggaattagattcctgctaatccacatggaagaccctgttatcttgggaaactcactttgttccacccaagcttacatcaattgttgaatatagctagcaaaatgaagaacatcaaacagtcaaagcgaagcctgaatgaattaaagtttagccactttaaaaaggctcgcttgctggactaggaaagaattaaacttaacatccacaatgttaagtgagctttcagctgatgtgagtagtgtgtatcatgcagtattatgaaatcaagttgcaattgactttttgctcttagcacaaggacatggttgtggagagtttgaaggcatgtgctaCTTGgatcttgctgatcattcagcttccatccatgagcaactacaacagctacaggatgggttacatgccctgaaagaagatagtgatcccattgaaagttggttcgccagctgaggcatcactagatggttgaagtctcttatgctagaagggggacagactttacttataatgttaattgagatgacagtctaggttgtatgttatcttatccaaagcctggtttgtgcaaaagagaaagggggatttgttgctatattttatatattagtaaaggcctgtatgcacaaaccagcctttgaaataagtcgtgatattaagggctaaaatccttgaaacttacctgcagaaagtaaaacaatgttcttgTGTAAtaagacaagaatgtaaactgtgtgtgttaaccaatagtagctcactctgcctgcaaaccctgtagaaccctataaaagtgtgctgataatagaaataaactggcgttcacaattacttctgtgaagactggtgaattgCTCGGGGGTTCTTCAATAATTAGTGAGTCCAAAGAAGgtttcagagggtcctgggCGGAGCTTGAGGTGTCTGTgaaaggttttgggggtcctgacctCTGTAGACCCCCCAGGGACGCTGTCGAATGCTGCCCACAGCAAGATGCTGACAGGGATTGGAGTCTCCATGTTGGGCTTTgtcttcctggcactggggctcaGCTTCTTcctgtgcaggaaggtgagggggggtcccgggggtggtGTCCTCCCCCCACAGAGCGTGTGTGCTCCCCTCGGGACCTCCaagcccggtgtcacccccttttctctgcccacagagctcctgaggcaaaagGTTCTGAAGGACTGAAAGTCAACAATTCCCACTGTCATTCTGTATCCTGttggattttcattcccctgatttcatccaggtgcccacagggagccaggaagatgtggagcctcccagccaggtgtcttcccaacacggatcaccaggaccacggatcaccagggctctgcccaacgggggtcactggggatcatccaacgccgatcctcccatgggggatggagctggagcagcgcacgaagctcttcccgcactcggggcactcgcagggcttcccttactggtgcctccgttggtgttgggtcaagttagatctctgtgagaagctcttcccacactggggacactcgtagggcctctccccagtgtggatgcgccggtggaccGTGAGGTGGCCGTtctgcttgaagcccttcccgcagtcggggcagcggaagggcctctcctctgtgtgaatccgctcatgtagGAGGACatgggagctggtctgaaacctcttcccacactcgggacactcgtagggcctctccccagtgtggatgcgctggtgttTTCTCAGGTAGGAgctccacccaaagctcttcccacattccaagcaggtgtagggccgttccccagtgtggatcacctggtgtctCATCAGGTAAGATGTGctggtgaagctcttcccacatttcccacactcgtagggcttttccccagtgtggatcacctggtgccggagcagctcagagctccacctgaagcccttcccacattccaggcacttgtggggcttctcccccagctctgagctccggctggatctctggccgtgttcctggcactggggggaactttcctcctcgcagctccctggattgggtttgcagcccctcaTTGTTCGGCATGtccagggcttttcctcctcctcctccatctggacacagtttgggaaggaaaatcctggctggggagaaaaaaaacaacaggagagCGCCTTGGGCTGGGGGTTCCTCCTTCTccaagttcatctcagaaaATCACTGGGCATCTTGTATCTGGAAGAATCTCCagaacaccaagattcagcccaaacaccctccaaacatcaaaacagatcaaaaactAATCAAACAAGATTCAGTAAAAATCCCCTCCAAAATAGAAATGTTCAGCCCTCACAAGAAACCAAAGCACCAACATTcagcccaataaagctcagaaactccaagattcagccccgtgaaaatcgtccatctccctgcccgggcactcgctgcatgggggggtg is part of the Poecile atricapillus isolate bPoeAtr1 chromosome 26, bPoeAtr1.hap1, whole genome shotgun sequence genome and encodes:
- the LOC131588444 gene encoding zinc finger protein 70-like; this translates as MPSQEHGQRSSRSSELGEKPHKCLECGKGFRWSSELLRHQVIHTGEKPYECGKCGKSFTSTSYLMRHQVIHTGERPYTCLECGKSFGWSSYLRKHQRIHTGERPYECPECGKRFQTSSHVLLHERIHTEERPFRCPDCGKGFKQNGHLTVHRRIHTGERPYECPQCGKSFSQRSNLTQHQRRHQ